The nucleotide sequence AGCGCCGAGCCGATGCGAGTGTGCAACGATTGAAGATCCTGCGGCGTTCTCGCCTTCGGCCCAGATCGATTGGGCACCTTGGGAGCAGATCATGCTGGGACGTTTTGGGCTGGGAGTCGTTTTGACCATGGTGGCCGGCAGCGCTGCGTTGGCCGCGCCTATGTCGGATGAAGACAAGGCGGTCCTTCAACAGCAATGTGCCGGTGATTTCACGACTTTCTGTGCCGGCTTGCCGCCCGAGGACGGCCCCGAAACCCAGGCCTGCTTCCAGAAGAACATGTCTCAGCTCTCCCCTGGCTGCCGGACTGCGATTCAGGCGTACAAGAAGAAGGGTTGACGCTTCGCAGCCGGAGATGATTGGCAGCGCAAGTCGCTCCACGATGGACGGCAGGGGTTCACTTCTGCCGGCCAAGCTCGTAGTATTTAAAGAATATATATATCTCTATTTCCTGAGATTTCTGGACAATAGATATTTCCACCCCGATATAAGATCCAGAATCGGCAACTCTCGTCCAGACCACATCTTGTTACTCGATACGGCACTTGCGATTCCCGTATCATCAGCGTCATAGGCCATATCGGATTGCTTGGCGTGCATGAGGCCCGTCCCGCGTCCTGGGGGTGTGTCGGTGGGGAAGTCAGCTTTTTCGAGGAGCCGCGAAGCGCTGTTGCTTCTCAGTCTGACGCCTGTCCTGATCCTCGGCGCCGCCGCAGCGTATTACCTCACACGGCCCACGACCCTGACCATTGCCGTCGCTCCGAGTGGCGGGACCGAACCGGCCCTGCTGCGCGCCTATGCCGACGAACTCGTCCGAAGACGGGTCGGCATCCGGCTGAAGGTCATCCCATTCGACGGCGTGCGCGAGAGCGCGGAGGCGCTCAAGGCCGGAAAAGCCGACCTCGCCGTGGTCAGGCCCGATGTCGCGATGCCGGGCAACGGCTTGACCCTCGTCGTCCTGAGGGAACTCGCCGTCTTCGTTGCGGCGCCGATCTCCACCGGCATCACCAGTTTCCCGAATCTGGCGGGCAAGCGATTGGGTCTGCTGGCCGGCCGAACCGCCGACCGGACACTCGTCGGCCACCTGGCCGACCATTACGGGCTGGAGATCCTGGCCGACGCGGCAAGCGGCGTCGTGCCGGCCAATGCCATGTCCATCGTGCCGATCGAGGAGGCCGAGATCGAAGCGGCGCTCCGAGACCGGCGTCTCGACGCGATGATTCTGGTCTCCACCCCGACTTCGCCGGCCGCTCGGCGCGTCGTCGGCCTCGTGCACGCCGCGAGCGAGGAGGATGGCGCGACGCTCGTCGGAACCGCCGAGACCGGCGCGGTCCTGGCGCGTTGGCCGCGTCTGCAATCGATCACGATTCCGGCGTCCCTATTCGGCGGAAATCCGCGCCTGCCCGCCGAGGACGTCACGACCGTCGGCTCGTCCTATCGCCTGATGGCGCGCGCCAGCCTGTCACGCAGCGTCGCCGCCGAGGTGACGCAGCACCTGTTCGAGATGCGGGCAGCCTTGGCGGACAAGGTGTCGGCCGCGGAGAGCCTCACGCACCCGGCCTACGAGGACAGCGCGGACGCCACCAGCGCCCGCCTCCCCATCCATCCCGGCGCGCTCGATTACTACGAACGCGAGCAGGAGACGTTCATCGAGCGCTACGAAAGCTGGATCTATCTGGTCGCCATCCTGGCCGGCGGATTCGGCTCGACGCTCGCATGGCTGCGGCAGCGTCTCGGACGCATCCGCCGGGAGCGGATCGCGGTGGCCACGACGCGCCTGCTGGAATTGCGCTCCGACGCCCGACGCGAGAGGGAACGAGGGCGTCTGGAGACCATGGCCGCCGAGATCGACGATCTCGCCGCCAGCATCGCGCGCCATGCCTTGAACCGCCCGACGGAACCGCGGATGCTGGGTGCGGCCAATGTCGCCATCGAGGCGGCCCGTTCGACGGTCCGGCGCCGTATGGGGCAGGACGGTGTGCCGGAAGGCGCGCCGGACGTGATCTAGGCTTTCAGGCGTCCGGCGCGGGTGTCCACCTCACCGGCGGGAGGTGACTTCGACCCGCGAGGATCGGAGGGCCGGTCGGCCATGCGGAGCGGAGGTGCGGCGGCCCGATGCCGAACCGCATGCCGCCTCGGCAACGCCTCCTACTACCGTTTCCGATTGATCGCTTCGGTTTTTACCCGACGTCGTCATCGCGAGGCGAAGCCGTGGCGATCCAGGGTGCGACATTTCCGGAAAGCGCGGAGCCCTGGATTGCTTGCGCCTTACCTCGCAATGACGAAGAGACGCCGAAGCGATCCAGCGGAGACCGTATGAGACCATTCCGATCGCGTTCGACGCTACCGGAACGGCGGCTCATCAAAGCTCCTGAGCTTCCTCGAATGCAGGCCGGCCCGGTCGGTGCGCAGCGCGTCGAGGGTCGCCAACCCGATCTGGAGATGCTCGGCCACCGCGCGCTCGTAGAAGGCGTTGGCCGCACCCGGAAGCTTGATTTCGCCGTGCAGCGGCTTGTCGGAAACGCAGAGCAGCGTCCCGTAGGGCACCCGCAGGCGGTAGCCTTGGGCGGCGATGGTGCCGCTCTCCATGTCCACCGCGATCGCCCGCGACAGGTTGATCCGCCGCCGCTCCTGGCTGAAGCGGAGCTCCCAGTTGCGGTCGTCGTAGGTCACGACGGTGCCGGTGCGCAGGCGGCGCTTGAGCGCATCCGCCCGCTCGCCGGTGACGGCGGCCGCCGCCGCTTGCAGGGCGATCTGCACCTCGGCCAGCGCCGGCACCGGAATCTCCGGTGGCACGAGGTCGTCGAGGATGCGGTCACGGCGCAGATATCCGTGGGCGAGCACGTAGTCACCGATGGTCTGCGATTGGCGCAATCCGCCGCAATGCCCGACCATCAGCCAGCAATGCGGACGCAGCACCGCAAGGTGGTCGGTGATGGTCTTGGCGTTGGAAGGGCCGACGCCGATATTGACGAGCGTCGAGCCCTGGGGCGCCCCGTCCGGCCCGCGGCCGACGAGGTGGTAGGCCGGCATCTGGTACTTGTGCCAGGGCGAGGCGGCGATCAGCGCCGCCGGGTCGGCAGAGGCCGCATCGGCCCGCTCGACCACGATCCCGCCGGGCAGCACCAGCCGCTCCCCCTCTCCCGCCGCCAAGCGCTCCAGCCCGTGGCGGACGAAGCCGTCGACGTAGCGGTGATAGTTGGTGAGCAGGATCCAGGGCTGGATCTCGCGCCAGTCCGAGCCTGTGTAATGCACGAGCCGGCGCAGGGAGTAATCGGTGCGCACCCCGTCGAACAGGGCGAGCGGGCGCGGTTCGCCAGGGCTTTCCAGCCAAAGCCCGTCGGCCACCTCGTCGCCGACGACCGAGAGCAGCGGCACCGGAAACAGGGTGGCGAGGTCGCTGGTGCTGACGCCGCTGCCGCCGAGATCGGTGCCGGGCTCGACGATATAGGGATAGGGGATCTCCTGGCCCGAGAGGCCGACCTCGATGCTGGCGCCGTAATCGCGCACCAGCGGCCGCAACTGCTCCAGCAGGTAGGCGCGGAAATAGCCCGGCTGCGTCACCGTCGTGGCGTAGAGCCCCGGCGCCTGGAACTTGGCGGTGGCCCGGTTGAGACGCGGCAGCGGCCCCGTGGGTTGGTAGGTCAAGCGCAGCTCAGGGTAACGGAACTGGAGCCGCTCGGTCGCGTCCGGCGGAATCCGGTGCTCGAGGTAGCGCGCCAGCGCCGCCTGCAGCGCCTGGGTCGCGCCCGCATGCAACGCTTCGAGCCGATCCACGGCCGTCTCCGCGTCGGCGACAGCCTCCATCGGCCGCAACTCGTCGATGGCCATGCATCCTCCCCGCTCGCCCCACGGTGTCTACATCGACACGGCCGGCGAGACGAGCAAGCGGCCTGCAGGAATGCGGCCCGCCTTGCAGCCACGCCGCACCGAGGCGACAAGGCATCGTGAGAGCATCATCCCGAAAGGTGGCCGCCGGCTTTCGGAAGAAGACGATGCAAAAGTCAATGCAATCACCTGAACCGAGAGCGCGAGGGCGGATGAACGAGAATGTCGAGCGGCGCCCCGGCGAGGAGGCGATCCCGCTGCCCGCCGAATACGATGCCGGCCTCTACTTCATCGGCCGGGTGCGCACGCCCTGGACGACCCGCGCCGAGTGCCCGAAGAACAACACCCAGACGGATGCGGTCTGCACGCTCGAAGTCGATGGGCGCTACCAGCCGGCGCTGCAGAACCTGGAAGGCGCCACCCACCTGATCGTTCTTTACTGGATGGATCGGGCGGCGCGGGACCTTGTGCGCCAGCAGCCGCGCCACGCGCCCGCCAGCCGCGGCACCTTCTCGCTGCGCTCGCCGGCGCGGCCGAACCCGATCGCCCTGGCCGTGGTCGAGCGGCTCGCCATCGTTGACGGCACGGTCAGCGTGCGCGGGCTCGACTGCCTCGACGGCACGCCGCTCCTCGACATCAAGCCCTATTTCGCCTCGACCGACAGCCGGCCGCAGGCGCGGGTCGATCGCGCCGGAACGGAAGCCCCGGCCGCGTCCTGACCGTCAGGATCGAGGGGCTGGCGGCTCGGCCTCTCCCGGCCGTGCCGCGCCGGATCCCGTCCTCATCCACCGGGAGAGAAGACGCAGGTAGACCGGCTTGACGTGGGTCTTGTAGGTCCGCCGGGCCACGCTTCGCCCGTGCCGGAACCCCTTCTCGGCGAGCGCCGTCAGCCGCCCCTTCACGGAGCCGCCGGGGGAGACGTCGATCAGGAGATCGGCGATCGCGCGGCGCTCCGGCCAGACCTGCGCCAATGCCGCGGACGTGTCGCGGTTGCAGGAATCGAGGGTGTCGATGTCGCCTTGGGCGAACACCGTCTCGGGCATCGCCTCCATCAGCAGCGAGCCGGGCCCCCATTTCGCATAAGCCTCGTCGTAGGCCATCTTCCAGCCGAACGCCGTGCGGCCGGATCGCAGCCAGATGTTCATCGCGATCGCCCGGCCGTCCAGCCGCAGGGCTTCGATGCCGGCGCAGCCGTCCCGCGCCAGCCCGACGATCATCGTCTCGGCGAAGGCGCGCAGCGGCGGCGCGTTGCGGATCGCCCGCCCACGCCGGCTCGCCCGGCCCTTCCAGCCGGCGGCCTCCAGGTCGACGAACTCCTGAAACGCTGCGCTCACCTCTTCCGGCTTGCGATAGCTGACATGGCGCAGGTCGCCGCGCTCCGCGAGCCGCTTGCGTTGCCGCCGCAGGTCGGCGCGCCGCTTCGACGAGACGGCGTGGGCCGGTGCAGGCTGCCCCGCAACGGGCGCGCTGAACTGGGCGCGTTGCCGCTGCTCGATGGTGGCGACGCGGGCCCCGTGCCGCTCGGCCGCAGCCATGAGCGCGGAGAAGACCGGCCCGTCCGTCGCGATCTGGTTGGCGCAGATCAGATTCGGCAGGGCGGGGTTGCGGGCAACAGCCGCCAGCATCGCCGCCAGGGCCGCGACCGCATGATCGCGATCGAGAACGGGCGAGCCGAGGAAGGTCAGCGAATTGCACGGGGCTTCCAGCGCCCGGACGGGCAGGCGCGAGGAAGGTCGCGCACTCACGAGGAGCCACACGCCGATCAGTTCGGCCCCTCCCCCTTTGCGTGGGGTCCAGACGAGGAGGACGTGCAGCGGCGTCTCGGTCACCGTGTAGATCGCACCGGCGATGGCGGGCTCCATGAACACGTTCGGCTCGGCGCAGCGCTGAACCAGGCGCCGCCAATCCGCGGCGAGCGCGCGGAAGCGCGGCGCGGCGGCGAACTCGACGGAGATCTCGGCAGGGTTCGGCTCTCGGATCGGAGCCGTCTCGTCCGGGGCCGGGACGGATTCGACCGTGCCCAGGCCCTTGAAGTCGCCGCTCGAATCCATGGACGGCCTCTCCTCGGCATCGCCGCCCCGACGGTGCCTTCTCTGCCCCGCTTGAGACGACGACAAAGCCGCGCTCGAAGCACGCGTTCTTCAGGGGTACATCCGGATGAGCGAAGCGGCCGCCGGCGCGGCGGAGGGCGAACGCGCTTACAGGAGTTGCCCGCCGGCGAGGCGGTAGCGGCCGATGGCGCTCTGGAACGCGGCCCAGCCGGACATCGCCGGATCGCGGATGATGTAGCGGAGATAGGCCCGCTCGGCCCGGTTCAGGCGCCAGGGCGTGAGCAAATTCCCGCACAGGCGGCGCGGCGAGCGGATCTTGAGCGTCTCGGGTTCGGCGGCCCCTTCCTCTCCGTCGCGCAGGCGGCAGCCGAGGGTGACGAAGTTCAGGCCCGCCAGCATCGCCACGTCCATGTGGTACCAGAAGCGTGGGTTGCACTCGATGAAGGCGATCCGGCCGTCCGGACTGCGACGGATATCGAACCCGACCACCCCTCGGTAGCGGAAGTGTTCGATCAATCGGCGGGCATGGTCATCGATGACCGGAACCCGGATCTCCTCCAGCTTGGTGAGGGTCCGGCGATAGGAAAACGAGGCTACGATCCGCCCGGCTTCGCACAGGTAGAAGCTGCTGAGCTCCTCTCCCGGAATGTATTCCTGGCAGATGATCGGCGTGTAGTTGAGATGTTCGGGAAGCGCATCGGCCGAATCGATCCGCCGCACCCCGTAGCCCCCCGACATCGCGGCGGGCTTCAGAATCAGAGGGAAGCCGAAGCGGACATAGTCGGGGTCGTGGCGCAGATCCGCCATCGTCGCGTAGTGGCGCGTCACCGGAACGGGCAGATCGAGGTCGGCGCAGACACCGGCGAAGCGCCACTTGTCATCGAGCGCGTCGAACGTGTCCGGGGCCGGCACCGGATAGAATGGCGCTCCGATCTGCGCACCGTGGATGGCTAGGAGCCGCGTCGTCCGGCTGCAGCTCGGCAGAACCATCTCGATGTGGTGAACGGCACAGAGCCGACGAATCTCGGCAAGGTCGGATGGCTGAGGGTCGGCAAAATCGCCCGTGAACGCGATGAACCGTTCGCAGAACCGAGATCGCTTCAGAAGATCGGCGTCACCCGCGCCGAGCACATAGACTTCACTGAAACATTCGCCCGCGCATCGCAAAACTCGATACTGGATGCGCGGGCCACAGGCCAGGACAAGCGCGCGCTTCATTGCAAAGCCTCATGCCCGAACAATCTCTGCTCAGGCAGAGAACGGACTCATCATTGTGCTTTATGATCGTCTGTCTCGAATCATACTTGTTCAGGAAAAACTTATCGTCAACAACTCTGCTATAGCGGGGCCGAAATTTATATCAGTTCTATACTGATGCGCGCACGGGATATATGGAGCTAGAACACAATTGCCACTTCCCGCCTCGGCCGAGGACCAGGCCCGATCGTGCGGCGATCGCCGGTCACCGCTGCGACAGCCGCTCCAGGGTCAGCGGGTCGAGCCGGCCGTCGAAGAAGGTCGCGAGGGCGCGGGCGAAGTCCGGCGCATCCGGGTCGGCCTGCGCGAACAGCGTCATGGAGGAGCGGAACTTCACGTCGTCGGGCGCACCGAACAGCGTGTGCGCCGAGCGGTCCTCCCAGGCATTCGCCGCCCGCGTGCAGGTCCGCAGCCTCTCGCCGAGCAGCGGATGGGCGAGATAGGCCCGCGCCTCGGCCAGCGATCCGATCGCGTAGCGTCGAGCCATGGCGCTGGAGCCGAGCCCCGCGATCTGAGGGAAGACGAACCACATCCAGTGGCTCCGCTTACGCCCGCCCTGCAACTCCGCGAGCGCCGTCTCGTAGACGCCGGCTTGTGCCTCCACGAAACGGTTCAGGTCGAACCTGTCGTCCATCGTCAGCACCCCAAGCGGCGCGGGCGGTCGGACTCGGCCGTAGCCCCGGCCGTCCTGCAACCGACTCGCGAGGCAGGGCAACCGGCCGGGACGGGCGCGCGTTCCTCAGGCCAGAGCCGCCATCGCCTCGAAGACGAAAGCGTGGCGCGCAGCAAGCGCGTCGACGTCGCTGCCGTAGCCGCCGCCGATCACCGCGCAGAGCGGGATGCCGCGTGAGCGCGCGAGGCCGACGACCGTGCGGTCGCGGGCGCGCAAGCCGTCGTCGGTGAGGCAGAGGCGACCGAGCCGGTCGTCGCGGTGGGGATCGACGCCGGCATTGTAGAAGATCAGGTCCGGCGCGAAGTTCTGGATCAGGCTGGGCAGGCGCGCCTCCAGCACCGCGAGATACTGCGCATCCCCCAACCCATCGGGCAGGCCGATATCGAGATCGCCCGGCACCTTGTCGTGCGGGTAGTTGCGCTCGCAATGGATCGAGAGCGTGAACAGGTCCGGCTCGCGGGCGAGGCAATCGGCGGTGCCGTCACCCTGATGCACGTCGAGGTCGATGACGAGCGCCCGCGCGATCGCTCCCTCCCGCCGCAGGGCGAGGGCCACCACCGCCACGTCGTTGAACACGCAGAAGCCCGCCCCGCCGCTCCGCCGGGCGTGATGGCTGCCGCCGGCCGTGCTCCCGGCGAGTCCGTGGGCGAGCGCGAGGCGCGCGGCGCGGAGCGTCCCGCCGGCCGAGGCGCGGGCGCGGGCGGCGACCTCCTCCGTTACGGGTAAGCCGATCGCCCGCTCGATTGCATGCGGCACGTCGAGGGTCAGCACGGCCTCGACGTAGCCTGGATCATGCGCGCCCGAGAGAAGGGCCGCATCGGCGGGCTCGGGCGTGACGAAGCCCTCCGGCGCGAGGCCGCGGGCGCGCAGGATCTCGGCCAGCCGGCCGTATTTGCGCATCGGAAAGCGGTGGCCCGCCGGCAACTCGGCCTCGTAGGCCGGATGGAACACGATCGGGATCAAGGGGGCGGCCTGGATCAGCGTGGGAGTGTCACACGCCTGATAAGACGGCGCTGCTAGGGGCGTGATGGGACGCGCCGTCGCGCCCGGACATCACGATCGACGGGAGACGCCGCGCATGATCGCCCTGCCGGAGAGCGGCGCCTCCGCCGCCCTCGCACTCTGCGCGGCCCTCGTTGCGGTCAACCTCGCCAGCCTCGCCGTGGCGGCCCTGCGGATCGGGCGCAAGGGGAAACCCTCGGCTTTCCCCGCCGGCGCACCCGTCTCGGTGGTGCGGCCGCTGCGCGGCCTGGAAGCGTTCAGCGAAGAGACCCTGCTGGCGAGCTTCCGGCTCGATTATCCGGCCTACGAGCTGATCTTCTGCGTGGCGGATGCGGGCGATCCGATCCTGCCGCTTCTGGAGCGGATGCGGGCGGCGCATCCGCAGATCCCCTCGCGCCTGATCCTCGGCGACGAGCGCCTCGGCGGCAATCCGAAGCTCAACAACTGCGTGCGCGGCTGGGATGCCGCCCGGTACGAATGGGTGATCCTCGCCGATTCCAACGTCCTGATGCCGGCCGACTACGTCCAGCAGATGCAGGCGGCGTGGCGCGCCGATACCGGCCTCGTCTGCTCGACGCCGATCGGATCGCGGCCGGCAAACTTCTTTGCCGAGGTGGAGTGCGCGTTCCTCAACACCCTGCAGGCCCGCTGGCAATATGCCGGCGAGGCGCTCGGCCTCGGCTTCGCCCAGGGCAAGAGCATGCTTTGGAACAAGCCGTTCCTCGAGGCGCGGGGCGGCATCCGCGCCCTGAACGCCGAGATCGCCGAGGACGCCGCCGCGACCAAGCTCGTGCGCGCCGCAGGCAAGCGGGTCCATCTCGTCGCCGCGCCCTTCCGCCAGCCCCTCGGGCACCGCGACCTGGCGGAAGTGTGGTCGCGCCAGGTGCGCTGGGCGCGTCTGCGGCGGGTGACCTTCCCCCTGTTCTTCGCCCCCGAGATCGGCATCGGCGCCCTGCTGCCGCTGGTACTGACCGGCTTCGTGGCGGGCACGCGAGAGGCCGTGCTCTGGCTCAGTGGAGCGGGTGCGCTGTGGTACGGCGCGGAGATGGCGCTTGCCGCCCGCGCCGGCTGGCACCGCTCGCCGCGGATGCTCGCTGCCTTCCTCGTCCGCGACGCGTTGCTGCCGGCGATCTGGGCGAGCGCCTGGGCCCGCACCGCCATCGTCTGGCGCGGCAATACCATGGACATCCGCACCCGCGACGCAGCCCCGCTGGAGACGGGACCGAGCGCGGCCTGACTGCGTCCGACAGCCGGCCTGCCGATCGAGGCGCTGCTCGCGCCAGGGCGCGATGCCTGCGACGGACCGCCTTCGGCGAGCACGTCCTCTTCCGACGCGCTTTGGTCCATCGCCCCTGTTGGCCAGCATCGCGGTCACGCGCGCAGGCGCATGATCGATTGTCGGACTCGCACACTGGCCCGATCAATTGAGCAGATCCGCGGGCAGCGCCGCCACCCGGAACACAAATCTGTTATCATCGGCACCCGCTCAGCGGAACCAAAACTCGAATACAGCAAAAACAATACTTATAGGCCGGCAAAATACACCTGAAAATAATCGAAACAACGGCCCATTCATTTTCGGAAAGAAGCCTGTTGCCAACGAAGCCGCCGACTCGCCTTAGTCAACAGATCTGTTAAAAAGCAGTAAGCACCGCGAACGCGCCGTGTCGTCAGGGGATCACACAGCGATGGCTTGGATGCCGTTCCGAAACGTGCTGCCGACGTCATCCGCCAACCGAGACAGGGACGCGGAGCAACGGTCTGCGGCCCCGGAACCATCCCCCTCGCCACGGTTGCCGAAGGCCGCCATGCCCGACCTGATGGAGGGCGGCAGACGCCCGCGTCCCGCGCCGGAGCCGGCGGCGCCCACGCTCGATGCCATCGGTCAGCGCGACGAGGTCGTCCGGCAGCGCATCGACGCGATGGTCGGCCGACTGGAGGATCTCCGCAGCCTCCAGGATGATTTCACGCTGATCCTGCAGCCGCTGGCGAGCATCAGCAGCGAGCTTTCGAAAGCCAGCGTGCGGATCGCCGAGCTCGAGAGCACGCTGTCCCAGGAAGTCAACGCCAATGGCGGCTTGCGCGACGAGGTCGTGGACCTGTCGGCGAAGCTCTCGCGCCTGACCAACGAACTGGTGGATTCGCAAGGACAGGCGAAACGGACGCTGGAGAACTTGCGCGAGCGCGATGCGGCGGTCGAAGCGTATCAGATCGACCTGCGCGACAAGCTGTCGGTCATCGAGAATCTGGAGCGCCAGCTCTTCTCCGAGGTCGAGCAGAACAAGGCCCTGGTGAGCGAGAGCCGAGCGCTGCGGCAGGAGGCGCAGGCCGCCGACAGTGCGTTGGCACGCTCCGAGCACGAGCTGAACAATCTGCGCGAGAAGAACAGCCTGCTGGAGACCGACGGGCGCAGGCTCCAGCTTCTCAGCGAGGAGCAGGCGACGCAGCTCGCGGATCTCGATGCCCGCCATCGCGACCTCACGGCCACCGCCGAGGCGGACCGGCAGCGCCTGCGCCTCATCGAGACGCAGCTCGCGACGGAGATCTCGGTGCGGGAGCGCAACGAGGTCCAGCACGAAACGGAATTGGCCGCCTTGCGGAACGATCGCGCCAGTCTCGCGATGAAACTCGAAGCCGCCGCGAACCGCGCGGCCTCGACGGAGCAGTTGCTGGTGCAGGCGCGCAATCAGTTGCGGGATAAGGACGAGGAGTTCCGCGCGGTCGATCGCAACTTCAAGGAGGCGACGATCGCGCGCAGCACGCTGGAACGGCGCCTCGAAGCGCTGCAGGCCGATCTCGCCCGCCAAGCCGATCGGTTCCAGGAGATCCAGCGGATCCGCGGCGAACTCGACAGCCGCTGTGACATGCTCAACAAGGCGCTGGCCGCCAAGGATGCCGCGATCGAGCAGACGATGAACCGCAACGCGGTTCTCAACGATCGCATCGAGCACCTGACCCACCGGCACGAAGCCGCCCGCGCCGATCTCGAAGCCTCCAATCGCAGATTGACGGAGGAGTTGCAGAACGAGCGTTCGGAGCGGGCCCTGCTGCAGGGGGCTCTCGACATCGCCCGCGAGAGCCGGGCCACGCTTCAGAAGCAGCACGATGCCTTGAAACGCTCGGGGCGCCCCTGGCGGGAGCAGATGCACGACGAGGCCGACAACGAGAGCGCGCAAGCCTCGGCCGAAGAGGTGAGCAACGTCCGCCCGTTCACCTCCACCGGCAAGTCGGCCTCGTCCGACGCCGCCCGTTGAAGAAGAGCTGGAAGGATCGTTGAATGTCAGAGCAAGCTGTGAAGGACGCCCCCTCCTCCGGCAACTCGATTCTCATGAGGGCTTGGCAGGCCAACGTGACGCGCCCGGGCGATAAGGTGATCAATTTCTCCCCGGCCGGTTCGGAGGGCGGCTCCTCTGACGGGGCAGCGCCGTCGCTGCCGCAGCGCGACTGGGTCTCGGCGATCGATCTCGTGCAGGAGGCGGCCGAGGCGATCCGGATCAGCGAAGAGCGTGCCGTCGATCTCGAGAACCAGTTGAGGAACGTCATCGCCCAGGCCGAGGACGAGGTGCGCCAGCTTCAGAAGACGATCGCGTCGAACCAGCTCCTGCTGTCGCAGGCGGAAGAGCGCGCCCGCCGCGCAGAGACGCGCGCCAAGGAAGCGGAAACCTGGCTGGTGCGGATCCACGATGCCGTGTTCACGGCCTTCGGCTCCAAGACCAAGCCCGAGACCGCCGAGTCCGGCGAGAGCGGGCCGGACACGCCCTAAAGGCGAACCCTCGCTGTCATGAGTCTCGACACTTCGTGCTCGACAACCGGCGAGCCGCGTCCACCGGCTCCAG is from Methylorubrum sp. B1-46 and encodes:
- a CDS encoding DUF1810 domain-containing protein, coding for MDDRFDLNRFVEAQAGVYETALAELQGGRKRSHWMWFVFPQIAGLGSSAMARRYAIGSLAEARAYLAHPLLGERLRTCTRAANAWEDRSAHTLFGAPDDVKFRSSMTLFAQADPDAPDFARALATFFDGRLDPLTLERLSQR
- a CDS encoding GNAT family N-acetyltransferase, which codes for MDSSGDFKGLGTVESVPAPDETAPIREPNPAEISVEFAAAPRFRALAADWRRLVQRCAEPNVFMEPAIAGAIYTVTETPLHVLLVWTPRKGGGAELIGVWLLVSARPSSRLPVRALEAPCNSLTFLGSPVLDRDHAVAALAAMLAAVARNPALPNLICANQIATDGPVFSALMAAAERHGARVATIEQRQRAQFSAPVAGQPAPAHAVSSKRRADLRRQRKRLAERGDLRHVSYRKPEEVSAAFQEFVDLEAAGWKGRASRRGRAIRNAPPLRAFAETMIVGLARDGCAGIEALRLDGRAIAMNIWLRSGRTAFGWKMAYDEAYAKWGPGSLLMEAMPETVFAQGDIDTLDSCNRDTSAALAQVWPERRAIADLLIDVSPGGSVKGRLTALAEKGFRHGRSVARRTYKTHVKPVYLRLLSRWMRTGSGAARPGEAEPPAPRS
- a CDS encoding AMP nucleosidase, with amino-acid sequence MAIDELRPMEAVADAETAVDRLEALHAGATQALQAALARYLEHRIPPDATERLQFRYPELRLTYQPTGPLPRLNRATAKFQAPGLYATTVTQPGYFRAYLLEQLRPLVRDYGASIEVGLSGQEIPYPYIVEPGTDLGGSGVSTSDLATLFPVPLLSVVGDEVADGLWLESPGEPRPLALFDGVRTDYSLRRLVHYTGSDWREIQPWILLTNYHRYVDGFVRHGLERLAAGEGERLVLPGGIVVERADAASADPAALIAASPWHKYQMPAYHLVGRGPDGAPQGSTLVNIGVGPSNAKTITDHLAVLRPHCWLMVGHCGGLRQSQTIGDYVLAHGYLRRDRILDDLVPPEIPVPALAEVQIALQAAAAAVTGERADALKRRLRTGTVVTYDDRNWELRFSQERRRINLSRAIAVDMESGTIAAQGYRLRVPYGTLLCVSDKPLHGEIKLPGAANAFYERAVAEHLQIGLATLDALRTDRAGLHSRKLRSFDEPPFR
- a CDS encoding histone deacetylase, producing MIPIVFHPAYEAELPAGHRFPMRKYGRLAEILRARGLAPEGFVTPEPADAALLSGAHDPGYVEAVLTLDVPHAIERAIGLPVTEEVAARARASAGGTLRAARLALAHGLAGSTAGGSHHARRSGGAGFCVFNDVAVVALALRREGAIARALVIDLDVHQGDGTADCLAREPDLFTLSIHCERNYPHDKVPGDLDIGLPDGLGDAQYLAVLEARLPSLIQNFAPDLIFYNAGVDPHRDDRLGRLCLTDDGLRARDRTVVGLARSRGIPLCAVIGGGYGSDVDALAARHAFVFEAMAALA
- a CDS encoding ATP-grasp domain-containing protein → MKRALVLACGPRIQYRVLRCAGECFSEVYVLGAGDADLLKRSRFCERFIAFTGDFADPQPSDLAEIRRLCAVHHIEMVLPSCSRTTRLLAIHGAQIGAPFYPVPAPDTFDALDDKWRFAGVCADLDLPVPVTRHYATMADLRHDPDYVRFGFPLILKPAAMSGGYGVRRIDSADALPEHLNYTPIICQEYIPGEELSSFYLCEAGRIVASFSYRRTLTKLEEIRVPVIDDHARRLIEHFRYRGVVGFDIRRSPDGRIAFIECNPRFWYHMDVAMLAGLNFVTLGCRLRDGEEGAAEPETLKIRSPRRLCGNLLTPWRLNRAERAYLRYIIRDPAMSGWAAFQSAIGRYRLAGGQLL
- the tsaA gene encoding tRNA (N6-threonylcarbamoyladenosine(37)-N6)-methyltransferase TrmO translates to MNENVERRPGEEAIPLPAEYDAGLYFIGRVRTPWTTRAECPKNNTQTDAVCTLEVDGRYQPALQNLEGATHLIVLYWMDRAARDLVRQQPRHAPASRGTFSLRSPARPNPIALAVVERLAIVDGTVSVRGLDCLDGTPLLDIKPYFASTDSRPQARVDRAGTEAPAAS
- a CDS encoding ceramide glucosyltransferase codes for the protein MIALPESGASAALALCAALVAVNLASLAVAALRIGRKGKPSAFPAGAPVSVVRPLRGLEAFSEETLLASFRLDYPAYELIFCVADAGDPILPLLERMRAAHPQIPSRLILGDERLGGNPKLNNCVRGWDAARYEWVILADSNVLMPADYVQQMQAAWRADTGLVCSTPIGSRPANFFAEVECAFLNTLQARWQYAGEALGLGFAQGKSMLWNKPFLEARGGIRALNAEIAEDAAATKLVRAAGKRVHLVAAPFRQPLGHRDLAEVWSRQVRWARLRRVTFPLFFAPEIGIGALLPLVLTGFVAGTREAVLWLSGAGALWYGAEMALAARAGWHRSPRMLAAFLVRDALLPAIWASAWARTAIVWRGNTMDIRTRDAAPLETGPSAA
- a CDS encoding TAXI family TRAP transporter solute-binding subunit, which translates into the protein MGKSAFSRSREALLLLSLTPVLILGAAAAYYLTRPTTLTIAVAPSGGTEPALLRAYADELVRRRVGIRLKVIPFDGVRESAEALKAGKADLAVVRPDVAMPGNGLTLVVLRELAVFVAAPISTGITSFPNLAGKRLGLLAGRTADRTLVGHLADHYGLEILADAASGVVPANAMSIVPIEEAEIEAALRDRRLDAMILVSTPTSPAARRVVGLVHAASEEDGATLVGTAETGAVLARWPRLQSITIPASLFGGNPRLPAEDVTTVGSSYRLMARASLSRSVAAEVTQHLFEMRAALADKVSAAESLTHPAYEDSADATSARLPIHPGALDYYEREQETFIERYESWIYLVAILAGGFGSTLAWLRQRLGRIRRERIAVATTRLLELRSDARRERERGRLETMAAEIDDLAASIARHALNRPTEPRMLGAANVAIEAARSTVRRRMGQDGVPEGAPDVI